Proteins from one Fragaria vesca subsp. vesca linkage group LG6, FraVesHawaii_1.0, whole genome shotgun sequence genomic window:
- the LOC101308313 gene encoding uncharacterized protein LOC101308313 yields MFRIHRNRPAKSGERIDFKFSQFKAVQVPRGWDKLFVSIVSVETGKPIAKSSKAVVRNGSCQWSEALSESIWISQDDNSKEMEDCFFKLVVAMGSARSGILGEATVNMSDYITSSSTAPVSLPLKKCNYGTVLQVKINCLKPRARVRDVDSKETSSFLEEQNASGNFVDGKSDGSDSTSGRSLGSSSTKDFGLTSNPGEPGSRGSSFSAVGSHCSYESVEGSVRRGPVSPESNLSGEGNLMIGRQDSTGSQTNSMPGSFPAIPYPSNHSSFNSRITGSGNHSQNSRKDIPGSPLRTTGSSKNLLETAEVTIEELHAEAKMWERNARKLMLDLDILKAEFSDQSKKQANLNMELSAAYAERDSLKKEVEHLKVSFGSSAMRQTGSKDLPQVGVSHIEKALQDELKFQKESIANLDLQLKRSQESNIELVSILQELEETIEEQKMELENLLELQSKFSEMENSIQITAEENSNLTRQLQKLQESENKLQDMVQQLEQALDEKNCDVEKGSGLEKRSLSDIEMEYRSTIFDKEEEIIQLKEKLSESLKETHSADMGSITMNGGETDLVRQIEVLKEKLHELETDCNELTQENLELLFKLKEAKNISAGGHAPVDLPTTELLMDLFTSSESKVTERKSYMKNAEENCNKMVLGEITNNHDLSVQVLESLKMELEIKVTDLEKELTEKRTEIAKLEDNLLTKEEETGVLRQVHNELEAQFSDLQREKVELEEHMEIVLRESELTTKCLNDLRNDLVVLSSSVDTHVSTNKILEKKSSELEADKHELELHLSELQQQNTQLSEQISAVEVQLRCLTDEKEANRLELENSKSYSQSLQDEISTLKVEMESDKVELKQKLVDLQSQWSEAREECEFLKRENPKLQASIETLIEECNLLQKSNEELRTQKLELHEQSTHLEARLTESQERFEDCSRRVEVLEQDLCVMMESIASKEKILNSELDALRDESIQHWEELMSEQSLLNKMYLEKEIEAENLQQEVEQLTKQLSEIHKGSEELASGALQEASRLRAEKVDLECALQEVQSRVIQAENELNIMRTEYEEKLQGLSVDLTASKQLQETMMADHERLLRLLENYKSSEAKLKTAVNNLELKLTVSDYEQQQLVEESTNLKVQLQNLIHCQDQFLAVKKELDVTKLEKEKLESLLDAQLEKLTHCQDQVLAIKTELEATKLEKEKSEELLDSVSEEYEYLKAEKNSFLEKISTLDMVLSELEDCKHNKAVLERKILQMKGDLIAKEALCAQDAELKNELNQFRRANEQYQQKLQLLEEEKDVCRRRSQSLEQELKLIREEKPNQRDLKSRSSTKVTEDKKLSKSEMVKNTSHRRDNRRKPLVKNDKDDNGIDSRDGSPRDVTVDHGLKIKMLEDELVKAMEANNTYKLQLDRLVRQNHADAHQNSKAEVVAKDRFERSKSSLETELKEIRERYLSMSLRYAEVEAEREELVMKLKQSKSGKKWF; encoded by the exons ATGTTCAGGATTCACAGGAATAGGCCGGCCAAGTCCGGCGAGAGAATCGATTTCAAGTTCTCACAGTTCAAGGCCGTTCAG GTGCCGAGAGGATGGGACAAGCTGTTTGTGTCTATTGTGTCTGTGGAAACTGGGAAGCCGATTGCGAAGTCGAGCAAGGCTGTGGTGCGTAATGGGAGCTGTCAGTGGAGTGAGGCGCTTTCGGAGTCTATATGGATTTCGCAGGATGATAATTCCAAGGAGATGGAAGATTGTTTCTTCAAGCTGGTGGTTGCCATG GGATCGGCTCGATCTGGAATCCTTGGAGAGGCTACAGTCAATATGTCAGATTATATAACTTCAAGTTCTACTGCCCCAGTTTCTCTTCCATTGAAAAAGTGCAACTATGGGACAGTGTTACAG GTGAAAATTAACTGCCTAAAGCCAAGAGCAAGGGTCAG GGATGTAGATTCAAAAGAAACTAGCAGTTTTTTGGAAGAACAAAATGCAAGTGGTAATTTTGTTGACGGCAAATCAGATGGATCTGATAGTACATCTGGAAGGAGTCTCGGATCTTCCTCCACAAAAGATTTTGGCTTGACCTCAAATCCTGGAGAACCTGGAAGTAGG GGAAGTAGTTTCTCTGCTGTAGGTTCACATTGCAGCTATGAATCAGTAGAGGGTTCTGTAAGAAGGGGCCCTGTTTCCCCAGAAAGCAACCTTAGTGGTGAAGGGAACCTCATGATTGGAAGACAAGATTCAACTGGCTCTCAAACTAATTCCATGCCTGGCAGTTTCCCAGCCATTCCTTATCCATCCAATCATTCATCATTTAACTCCAGGATCACAGGTTCAGGAAATCATTCCCAGAATTCTCGCAAAGATATTCCAGGATCACCTTTGAGAACCACTGGTTCTTCTAAAAACCTCCTGGAAACCGCAGAAGTTACTATTGAAGAGCTACATGCAGAAGCTAAGATGTGGGAGAGGAATGCACGGAAACTAATGCTTGATTTGGATATACTGAAGGCAGAATTCTCTGATCAGTCAAAAAAACAGGCAAATTTGAATATGGAGCTTTCAGCAGCGTATGCAGAACGTGATAGCTTGAAGAAAGAAGTTGAGCACTTAAAAGTGTCATTTGGGAGTTCAGCAATGAGACAAACAGGTAGCAAGGATTTACCTCAAGTTGGAGTTTCTCATATAGAGAAGGCATTACAAGATGAACTGAAGTTTCAAAAAGAATCCATTGCCAATCTGGACCTGCAGTTGAAGAGGAGCCAAGAATCGAATATTGAGCTGGTTTCCATTCTCCAGGAGCTGGAAGAGACAATTGAAGAACAAAAGATGGAGTTAGAGAATCTGTTAGAACTACAATCAAAATTTAGTGAAATGGAAAATTCAATCCAAATAACTGCAGAAGAGAACAGCAATCTAACGCGTCAGCTGCAAAAATTGCAGGAATCAGAGAACAAGCTACAAGATATGGTGCAACAGCTGGAACAGGCTCTTGATGAGAAAAACTGTGATGTAGAGAAGGGGTCAGGTCTGGAAAAACGAAGCCTTTCGGATATTGAGATGGAATACCGAAGTACAATATTTGATAAAGAAGAAGAGATTATTCAATTGAAAGAGAAGCTATCTGAGTCTCTGAAAGAAACGCATTCTGCAGACATGGGGTCCATTACCATGAATGGAGGCGAAACAGATTTGGTCAGACAGATTGAAGTCTTAAAAGAAAAGTTGCACGAGCTGGAGACAGATTGCAATGAGCTGACGCAGGAAAACCTTGAACTCTTATTCAAGCTTAAGGAAGCAAAGAACATTTCCGCAGGGGGACATGCACCTGTTGATCTTCCCACCACTGAGCTTTTGATGGATTTGTTTACCAGCTCTGAGTCCAAAGTCACTGAAAGGAAATCTTACATGAAAAATGCAGAGGAGAATTGCAACAAGATGGTGCTTGGGGAGATAACAAATAATCATGATCTTTCAGTTCAAGTGCTTGAGAGTTTAAAAATGGAGCTCGAAATTAAAGTCACAGATCTGGAGAAAGAATTGACTGAGAAAAGGACTGAGATAGCCAAACTGGAGGATAACTTGCTAACCAAAGAAGAAGAAACCGGGGTTCTAAGGCAGGTGCACAATGAATTAGAGGCTCAGTTTTCCGATCTACAAAGGGAAAAAGTCGAGCTAGAAGAACACATGGAAATTGTGCTAAGAGAAAGTGAGCTCACCACCAAGTGTTTGAATGATTTGCGAAATGATTTAGTGGTGCTTAGCAGCAGTGTGGATACACATGTTTCTACCAATAAGATACTTGAAAAGAAATCTTCAGAGCTTGAAGCTGATAAACATGAACTGGAACTTCACTTGTCTGAGCTTCAACAACAAAACACACAATTATCAGAACAAATTTCTGCTGTAGAAGTTCAGCTAAGATGTTTGACAGATGAAAAGGAGGCTAATCGATTAGAACTAGAGAATTCAAAATCTTATTCTCAGAGTCTCCAAGATGAGATCAGTACCTTAAAAGTTGAGATGGAATCTGATAAAGTTGAACTGAAGCAGAAATTAGTGGACTTGCAAAGTCAGTGGTCAGAAGCTCGAGAAGAATGTGAATTTCTGAAAAGGGAAAATCCAAAGTTACAAGCTAGTATCGAGACCCTCATTGAAGAGTGCAATTTGCTGCAGAAATCAAATGAGGAGCTGAGAACACAAAAGCTGGAGTTGCATGAGCAATCCACCCACTTGGAGGCAAGGTTGACTGAATCTCAGGAGCGCTTTGAAGATTGCTCGAGAAGAGTTGAAGTGTTGGAACAAGATTTATGTGTGATGATGGAAAGCATTGCCTCAAAAGAGAAAATCCTAAATTCAGAATTAGATGCACTTCGTGATGAATCCATCCAACATTGGGAGGAACTTATGTCGGAACAGAGCTTGTTGAATAAGATGTATTTGGAGAAGGAAATTGAAGCTGAGAACCTTCAGCAAGAGGTTGAACAACTCACCAAGCAACTCTCTGAGATTCATAAAGGAAGCGAAGAACTAGCTTCAGGTGCTTTGCAGGAAGCCTCCAGATTACGAGCTGAGAAGGTAGATCTTGAATGTGCTCTGCAAGAGGTTCAGTCTAGAGTGATACAGGCTGAGAATGAACTCAATATTATGAGAACAGAATATGAAGAGAAGCTACAAGGCCTGTCAGTTGATCTTACTGCTTCTAAACAGCTCCAGGAAACAATGATGGCTGACCATGAAAGGCTATTGAGGCTGTTGGAGAATTACAAGTCAAGTGAAGCAAAATTGAAGACTGCTGTGAACAATCTGGAACTAAAGCTTACAGTTTCTGATTATGAACAACAACAACTGGTGGAAGAATCTACCAATCTGAAGGTTCAACTGCAAAATTTAATTCATTGTCAGGATCAATTTTTGGCTGTTAAGAAGGAGCTTGATGTGACTAAGCTTGAGAAAGAGAAATTGGAATCTCTACTGGATGCTCAACTGGAGAAATTAACTCATTGTCAGGATCAAGTGTTGGCTATAAAGACTGAGCTTGAGGCGACCAAGCTTGAGAAAGAGAAATCAGAAGAGCTATTGGATTCCGTGTCTGAGGAATATGAATATCTGAAGGCAGAGAAGAATTCATTCCTCGAGAAGATTTCAACATTGGATATGGTCTTATCTGAATTGGAGGATTGCAAACATAATAAAGCTGTATTGGAGAGGAAAATTCTGCAGATGAAAGGTGATCTAATTGCGAAAGAGGCTTTATGTGCTCAAGATGCTGAGCTGAAGAATGAGCTCAACCAGTTCAGAAGAGCCAATGAGCAGTATCAGCAAAAACTACAGTTACTTGAGGAGGAGAAAGATGTGTGCCGAAGAAGATCTCAATCCCTTGAACAAGAATTGAAGCTAATTAGGGAAGAAAAACCGAACCAGAGGGATCTAAAGTCAAGAAGCAGTACTAAAGTTACTGAGGATAAGAAGCTCTCAAAA AGTGAAATGGTAAAGAATACCAGTCATCGTCGTGATAATAGAAGGAAGCCTCTAGTGAAGAATGATAAG GATGATAATGGAATTGACAGCCGTGATGGGAGTCCTCGTGATGTTACAGTAGACCATGGTTTGAAGATTAAGATGCTTGAGGATGAACTTGTTAAGGCAATGGAAGCAAATAACACTTATAAACTTCAACTTGATAG GCTAGTACGACAAAACCATGCAGATGCTCATCAAAATTCAAAAGCCGAAGTAGTGGCAAAAGATAGATTTGAACGCTCGAAATCATCTCTAGAGACAGAACTGAAAGAGATTCGTGAGCGCTACTTGAGCATGAGCCTGAGATACGCAGAGGTAGAAGCTGAACGTGAGGAACTAGTGATGAAGCTCAAGCAATCCAAGAGTGGAAAAAAGTGGTTCTAA
- the LOC101308016 gene encoding carotene epsilon-monooxygenase, chloroplastic-like — MLCSLHSFSSLTLLPSPSSPKPTTPFHSFSIRASTNKDPNPNSKPTSTSWVSPDWLTSLTRSLTLSKNDDSGIPVASAKLDDVSDLLGGALFLPLFKWMNEYGPIYRLAAGPRDFVVVSDPAIAKHVLRNYGKYAKGLVAEVSEFLFGSGFAIAEGPLWTARRRAVVPSLHKKYLSVIVDRVFCKCADRLVEKLQADALSGTAVNMEEKFCQLTLDVIGLSLFNYNFDSLNTDSPVIDAVYTALKEAELRSTDILPYWKVDALRKIIPRQIKAEKAVSIIRNSVEELIAKCKAIVEAEGERIDEEEYLNESDPSILRFLLASREEVSSIQLRDDLLSMLVAGHETTGSVLTWTLYLLSKDPQSLGKAQEEVDTVLQGRRPSYDDIKDLKFLTRCIMESLRLFPHPPVLIRRAQVADVLPGNYRVNPGQDIMISVYNIHRSSEVWERAEEFSPERFDMEGPIPNETNTDFRFIPFSGGPRKCVGDQFALLEAIVALAIFIQHLNFELVPDQNISMTTGATIHTTNGLYMKLSQRQAKSVFAASSI, encoded by the exons ATGCTTTGCTCTCTCCACTCTTTCTCATCACTCACTCTCCTCCCCTCTCCTTCCTCTCCAAAACCCACCACTCCATTCCACTCCTTCTCCATCAGAGCCTCAACTAATAAGGACCCCAATCCAAACTCCAAGCCCACCTCAACCTCGTGGGTCAGCCCTGACTGGCTCACTTCCCTGACCCGCTCCTTGACCTTATCCAAAAACGACGACTCCGGCATTCCCGTCGCCTCCGCCAAGCTCGATGACGTGTCCGACCTTCTGGGCGGTGCTCTGTTCTTGCCTCTGTTTAAATGGATGAACGAGTACGGCCCAATATACAGGCTGGCGGCTGGGCCCAGAGACTTCGTGGTGGTCAGTGACCCTGCTATTGCTAAACATGTTCTTAGGAATTACGGCAAGTATGCCAAGGGCCTTGTTGCCGAGGTCTCTGAGTTTCTGTTCGGGTCGGGTTTTGCTATTGCTGAAGGCCCACTTTGGACG GCTAGGCGCAGGGCTGTGGTGCCATCTCTTCATAAGAAGTACTTGTCCGTGATAGTTGATCGGGTGTTTTGCAAATGTGCTGATAGACTAGTGGAGAAGCTACAAGCTGATGCACTTAGTGGAACTGCTGTAAACATGGAGGAAAAGTTTTGTCAATTAACTCTTGATGTCATAGGCCTGTCTTTATTCAACTACAATTTTGATTCTCTCAATACTGATAGCCCCGTCATTGATGCTGTTTACACTGCATTGAAAGAAGCGGAGCTTCGTTCTACTGATATATTACCATATTGGAAG GTTGACGCTCTACGTAAAATAATCCCAAGACAAATAAAAGCCGAAAAAGCTGTTTCAATTATCAGGAATTCTGTCGAAGAACTTATTGCTAAATGCAAAGCAATTGTGGAAGCTGAAGGTGAAAGGATTGATGAGGAAGAATATCTTAATGAATCTGATCCAAGCATCCTTCGGTTTTTGCTTGCAAGTAGAGAAGAG GTTTCAAGTATACAATTACGAGATGATCTTTTGTCTATGCTGGTTGCTGGACATGAGACGACTGGTTCAGTATTGACCTGGACGCTATATCTTCTAAGTAAG GATCCCCAATCATTAGGTAAAGCTCAGGAAGAAGTTGACACAGTTTTACAAGGACGGCGTCCTTCCTATGATGACATAAAGGATCTGAAGTTCTTGACTCGCTGCATAATGGAATCTTTGCGTCTCTTTCCACATCCTCCT GTTTTGATAAGAAGGGCTCAAGTTGCTGACGTGCTCCCTGGAAATTACAGAGTCAACCCTGGTCAGGATATTATGATATCAGTATATAATATCCATCGTTCTTCAGAG GTGTGGGAGAGAGCAGAAGAGTTTTCACCAGAGAGATTTGATATGGAAGGTCCTATACCTAATGAAACAAACACAGATTTCAG GTTCATTCCATTCAGTGGAGGGCCACGAAAGTGTGTTGGTGATCAGTTTGCTTTGCTGGAAGCTATTGTTGCTCTGGCAATCTTTATTCAGCACCTGAACTTTGAGCTTGTTCCTGATCAGAACATTAGCATGACAACAGGGGCAACAATTCACACTACAAAT GGTTTGTACATGAAATTGAGTCAACGGCAAGCAAAATCTGTGTTTGCTGCTTCTTCCATCTAA
- the LOC101302573 gene encoding caffeic acid 3-O-methyltransferase-like: MEDANRIKEASNEARIAILELANMISVPMSLNAVVRLNVADAIWQKGSNTPLSASQILERVLPTGSGDAENLQRILRMLTSYGVFSEHFNADGSERKFSLTEVGQTLVTNQDGLSYGDYVLQHHQDVLMGAWPLVHEAVIDPSVEPFVKANGEPAYQYYGKRPEMNGLMQKAMSGVSVPFIKAVLDGYDGFQGVTRLVDVGGSAGDCLKMIMDRYPNVREGINFDLPEVVAKAPTIAGVTHVGGDMFKSIPSADVIFMKWILSTWTDCECKLILENCYKALPAGGKLIACEPVVPRKSDDSHRTRALLENDIFVMTIYRTKGKNRTEEELRQLGHSAGFSHFRPIYIDYFYTVLEFQK, from the exons ATGGAAGACGCAAACAGAATCAAAGAGGCAAGCAACGAAGCAAGGATTGCCATACTGGAGCTTGCCAACATGATCAGCGTCCCTATGTCCCTAAACGCCGTCGTCCGTCTCAACGTCGCCGACGCCATCTGGCAAAAGGGTTCCAACACTCCCCTCTCTGCCTCTCAGATCCTCGAACGTGTTCTCCCCACCGGCAGTGGTGACGCCGAGAACCTCCAGCGCATCCTCCGCATGCTCACCAGCTACGGTGTGTTCTCCGAGCACTTCAACGCCGATGGCTCCGAGAGAAAGTTCTCTCTCACTGAGGTCGGGCAAACCCTAGTCACCAATCAAGATGGCCTCTCCTATGGGGACTATGTCCTCCAGCACCACCAG GATGTGCTAATGGGGGCATGGCCGCTGGTGCACGAGGCGGTGATTGACCCCTCGGTGGAGCCGTTTGTGAAGGCAAACGGCGAGCCGGCGTACCAGTACTACGGGAAGAGGCCGGAGATGAACGGGTTGATGCAGAAGGCAATGTCGGGAGTATCTGTGCCGTTCATAAAGGCGGTATTAGACGGCTACGATGGTTTTCAGGGGGTGACGAGACTGGTGGATGTGGGTGGGAGTGCCGGAGATTGCCTGAAAATGATCATGGACAGATATCCTAATGTAAGGGAAGGCATTAACTTTGATCTACCTGAGGTAGTTGCCAAGGCCCCAACTATTGCCG GAGTGACTCATGTTGGTGGTGACATGTTCAAGTCTATTCCTAGTGCTGATGTTATCTTCATGAAG TGGATTTTATCAACATGGACAGATTGCGAGTGCAAGCTGATACTGGAGAACTGTTACAAGGCACTTCCTGCAGGAGGAAAACTGATCGCTTGTGAGCCGGTGGTTCCGAGAAAATCAGATGACAGCCATAGAACTCGTGCTCTTTTAGAGAATGACATATTCGTGATGACTATATATCGCACCAAGGGCAAGAACAGGACCGAAGAAGAACTCCGGCAGCTCGGTCACTCCGCCGGCTTCTCTCATTTCCGACCAATCTATATTGATTACTTTTATACCGTCTTAGAATTCCAAAAGTGA